Genomic DNA from Acidimicrobiales bacterium:
CTGGATCTGTTCCATCGCGCCGGCGGGCGCCCCCTTGCCCCAGTAGCCAAGTCCTAGTGCCAAACGCATGAGATGCTCCCCGAGTGTCGATGGGCACGCGGCCCGAGTGGTCCTGACAACGACGGACGTGACGCCCCTTCGATCCGTCGGTCGCTGTGTAGCATCCCTACGCTGTCCGGGTCGAGACTCGAAAGGTTCCACCCCCTTGCCCCCTCCCACGAAGAACCACTACGAGGTTCTTGGCGTGCCGGCGAGCTCGTCACACGAGGAGATCCGCCGCGCCTACCACGAGCAGGCTCGGCGCTGGCATCCCGACCGCTTCCAGGAGATGCCGGCGGCCGAGGCCGAGCGGGCCGAACTCTCGATGCGCGACGTCAACGAGGCGTGGCGAGTCCTGGGCGATCAGCAACGTCGCACGACCTACGACCATTCCCTCGCCGGGCCGGTGCGCCAGCCCCGACCGGGAGTGCAGACGTCGGCCGACGGCGTCACCCGGATCGACCCTCGCCTCCTCGATCCGGAGTTTCTCGCCGCCCGGCGCCGCAGCCAGGCCGACGACATCGAGTACAAGAACTCCTGGATGCTCCGAGTGCTCCCGATGGCGGCGTTCATCGTCCTCATCGTGGGCATCATCGTGTTCACGGCCTACGCGCGAACCCCCGGCACGGCCATCACGACCACCACGTTCCGAGGCCCCGACATCGGCATCGACCCGGGAGCCTGCGTTCGCCGCTTGCCCGACGCCGGGT
This window encodes:
- a CDS encoding J domain-containing protein, encoding MPPPTKNHYEVLGVPASSSHEEIRRAYHEQARRWHPDRFQEMPAAEAERAELSMRDVNEAWRVLGDQQRRTTYDHSLAGPVRQPRPGVQTSADGVTRIDPRLLDPEFLAARRRSQADDIEYKNSWMLRVLPMAAFIVLIVGIIVFTAYARTPGTAITTTTFRGPDIGIDPGACVRRLPDAGLLALPCDGNEDGVLIAVTLPGATCPEGTKLTQPVKDGMTACLG